In Brevibacterium zhoupengii, the following are encoded in one genomic region:
- a CDS encoding replication-associated recombination protein A: MTNGPDLFSSDGPDQGLPGPGVGGSSADSGRALDPLAVRMRPRTIAEVVGQDHLTFPGSPLVQLVEASGGDRAGASSVILWGPPGVGKTTLAHVISHAPGRTFVELSAITAGVKDVRQVIENARRERDMYQRTTVLFLDEIHRFSKAQQDALLPAVENRLVVLVAATTENPSFSVISPLLSRSLLLTLRPLDDAAIADLLDRAVVSERGLAGQFELEPAAKDFIVRIAGADARRSLTILEAAAGIAAAQAEFAEAAARDDSVADSDDGSDAEDDAAESETSPVEGRAILITEAACAEASSETVLRYDKNGDQHYDVVSAFIKSIRGSDVDAALHYLARMIVAGEDPRFIARRVVISAAEDIGMADPQALPIAVAASTAVQNIGMPEGRIPLAEAVTYLAMAPKSNASYRALDAAIADVKNGFSGQVPTHLRDAHYPGAKELGHGEGYKYSHDHPHGVAAQEYLPETLRGKRYYEPTGNGMERSLGERLEMLQRLLRP, encoded by the coding sequence ATGACCAACGGTCCTGACCTCTTCTCCTCCGACGGCCCGGACCAGGGACTCCCTGGTCCGGGCGTCGGCGGTTCCTCTGCCGATTCGGGTCGTGCCCTCGATCCGCTGGCAGTGCGAATGCGTCCGCGCACCATCGCCGAGGTGGTCGGCCAGGACCATCTGACTTTCCCCGGCTCACCGCTGGTCCAACTCGTCGAAGCCAGCGGGGGAGACCGGGCCGGAGCCTCCTCGGTGATCCTGTGGGGTCCGCCCGGGGTCGGCAAGACCACCTTGGCTCACGTCATCTCCCACGCACCCGGACGCACCTTCGTCGAACTCTCCGCCATCACGGCCGGCGTCAAGGACGTACGCCAGGTGATCGAGAACGCTCGGCGCGAACGCGATATGTATCAGCGCACGACGGTGCTCTTCCTCGATGAGATCCACCGCTTCTCCAAGGCACAGCAGGATGCACTGCTGCCGGCCGTGGAGAACCGGCTCGTCGTCCTCGTCGCGGCGACAACCGAGAACCCGTCATTCTCCGTGATCTCCCCACTCCTGTCTCGCTCGCTTCTGCTCACACTGCGGCCACTCGACGACGCCGCCATCGCCGATCTCCTCGACCGTGCAGTCGTCAGCGAACGAGGACTGGCCGGACAATTCGAACTCGAGCCGGCGGCGAAGGACTTCATCGTGCGCATCGCCGGTGCCGATGCCAGACGCTCCCTGACAATCCTCGAGGCCGCGGCCGGCATCGCTGCCGCACAGGCAGAATTCGCGGAGGCTGCTGCCAGGGACGATTCTGTTGCCGACTCAGATGATGGCTCCGACGCGGAGGATGACGCCGCGGAATCGGAGACGTCGCCAGTCGAGGGCCGAGCGATTCTCATCACCGAGGCCGCCTGCGCTGAGGCGAGCTCGGAAACCGTGCTGCGCTATGACAAGAACGGCGATCAGCACTACGATGTCGTCTCCGCATTCATCAAATCCATCCGCGGCTCAGACGTCGACGCCGCACTGCACTACCTGGCCAGAATGATCGTCGCCGGAGAGGACCCCCGCTTCATCGCGCGTCGTGTTGTCATATCGGCTGCCGAGGACATCGGCATGGCCGACCCCCAGGCGCTGCCGATCGCGGTCGCGGCATCAACGGCCGTGCAGAACATCGGCATGCCCGAGGGTCGCATTCCCCTCGCCGAAGCGGTCACCTATCTGGCCATGGCGCCGAAGTCGAACGCGAGCTACCGGGCACTCGACGCAGCGATCGCCGATGTCAAGAACGGTTTCTCCGGACAGGTGCCCACACATCTGCGCGATGCCCACTATCCCGGCGCCAAGGAACTCGGCCACGGTGAGGGCTACAAATACTCCCACGATCATCCTCACGGAGTCGCCGCCCAGGAATACCTGCCCGAAACACTGCGCGGCAAGCGCTACTACGAACCGACCGGCAACGGTATGGAACGGTCTCTGGGGGAGCGACTCGAGATGTTGCAGAGGCTGCTGCGACCCTGA
- the rpsD gene encoding 30S ribosomal protein S4, translated as MTRVSRALGMPLTPKAEKYFERRPYPPGEHGRARRRNDSDYSVRLKEKQRLRAQYGIREAQMLKTYKEASRLSGLTGETMVELLEMRLDALVLRSGFARTIAQARQFVVHRHITVDGQRVDRPSFRVKEGQTIQVHERSASMDPFQVAAAGGHKDVLPAVPGYLNVNLEGLQTTLLRRPKREEVPVTVDVQLVVEHYSR; from the coding sequence ATGACGCGCGTCTCGCGCGCCCTCGGCATGCCGCTGACTCCGAAGGCGGAGAAGTACTTCGAGCGTCGCCCGTATCCTCCAGGCGAGCACGGCCGCGCACGTCGTCGCAATGACAGCGACTACTCGGTCCGTCTCAAGGAGAAGCAGCGCCTTCGCGCCCAGTACGGTATCCGCGAAGCTCAGATGCTCAAGACTTACAAAGAAGCCAGCCGCCTCTCCGGTCTGACCGGTGAGACCATGGTTGAGCTCCTCGAAATGCGTCTCGACGCCCTGGTCCTGCGTTCGGGCTTCGCCCGCACCATTGCCCAGGCACGTCAGTTCGTCGTGCACCGTCACATCACCGTTGACGGACAGCGCGTCGACCGCCCCTCCTTCCGCGTGAAGGAAGGCCAGACCATCCAGGTGCACGAGCGCAGTGCATCGATGGATCCGTTCCAGGTCGCTGCAGCTGGTGGACACAAGGATGTTCTCCCTGCAGTTCCGGGTTACCTCAACGTCAACCTCGAGGGACTGCAGACCACTCTGCTTCGTCGCCCGAAGCGCGAAGAGGTTCCAGTGACCGTCGACGTTCAGCTGGTCGTCGAGCACTACTCGCGCTGA
- a CDS encoding ArsR/SmtB family transcription factor produces the protein MSTGGTGTEDPVADLGGDPTSAQVEVAAETFRMLASGTRLRLVWTLVNQELDVSSLAEAIGAAVPTVSQHLAKMRLAGLISSRRDGRRIFYTVDDPHVVSMVREIFDHIAPDGSLAPDPPVSDS, from the coding sequence ATGAGCACTGGTGGTACAGGCACGGAGGATCCCGTCGCGGACTTGGGAGGTGATCCCACCTCGGCGCAGGTCGAGGTGGCAGCGGAGACCTTTCGCATGCTCGCCTCCGGGACGCGTCTGCGGCTGGTCTGGACACTGGTCAATCAGGAACTCGATGTCTCTTCCCTCGCCGAGGCGATCGGTGCGGCAGTGCCCACCGTGAGTCAGCATCTGGCGAAGATGAGATTGGCTGGCCTGATCTCCTCCCGGCGTGATGGGAGGCGAATCTTCTACACCGTCGATGACCCGCACGTGGTCTCCATGGTGCGAGAGATCTTCGATCACATCGCCCCGGACGGATCGTTGGCGCCCGACCCGCCCGTGAGCGATTCCTGA
- a CDS encoding cation:proton antiporter family protein, which translates to MQDIIVTIAAALALGLVAYELRIPPLVGFLGAGFLLHFLGFSAFSGLEEVSDLGVVLLLFTIGLKFDLRSLLQPEAYGTAVLHMISGVLVGAGTIGFAAVVGIVSLDGGLGTMGLLGFALSFSSTVLVVKVLEDRSDDGSYYGQIAIAVLVIQDIAAVAFITVAGEEPPSPWAFALVLLVPAAWVARRILDRVGRGELLVLFGVVMALGPGYLAFESVGIHGDLGALVMGLLFASHRRSTELSKSLFSVKELFLVAFFVVIGLQAVPTWADLFMALLLCVILLPFNFASFYLMGRLFGLRNRTSIRTSLALSNFSEFALIVVAVGAGNGVFEESWLTVTALAVAIGMIISSLANAYSLQIVARLDEILPDENEAKLRPPDRAIDTGSAEVVVLGMGRIGRGAYERLVDTGGLSVIGVDNDHMVVEELKREEFNVLEGDATDHEFWHRLVVGGTARTVILAMAIHDSNTFAFEQLRIAGFDGVTAAVVQRQDQADRFIRAGVHTVVNIYSGSGAEVADAAMQLPTNRRPDGDADHAEG; encoded by the coding sequence GTGCAGGACATCATCGTCACCATTGCCGCCGCTCTCGCTCTGGGGCTGGTTGCGTATGAACTGCGTATCCCGCCGTTGGTGGGTTTCCTCGGTGCCGGATTCCTGCTTCACTTCCTGGGCTTCTCCGCCTTCTCTGGTCTCGAAGAAGTCTCCGACCTCGGAGTGGTCTTGCTCCTGTTCACCATTGGGCTGAAGTTCGACCTGCGTTCCCTCTTACAGCCTGAGGCCTATGGCACGGCGGTCCTCCACATGATCTCCGGTGTCCTCGTCGGGGCCGGCACGATCGGGTTCGCCGCAGTCGTCGGGATCGTCTCGCTCGACGGTGGTCTGGGCACAATGGGGCTGCTCGGATTCGCGCTGTCCTTCTCGTCAACGGTGCTCGTCGTCAAAGTTCTCGAAGATCGTTCCGACGATGGTTCGTACTATGGCCAGATCGCCATTGCTGTCCTCGTCATCCAGGACATCGCTGCCGTCGCCTTCATCACCGTTGCGGGGGAGGAGCCGCCGAGTCCATGGGCCTTCGCTCTCGTTCTCCTGGTTCCTGCGGCGTGGGTGGCGCGGCGAATCCTCGACCGTGTCGGCCGCGGTGAGCTGCTGGTGCTCTTCGGTGTGGTCATGGCTCTGGGGCCGGGCTATCTCGCCTTCGAATCTGTCGGCATCCACGGTGACCTGGGGGCGTTGGTGATGGGGCTGCTCTTCGCCAGCCATCGGCGTTCGACCGAGTTGTCGAAGTCGCTGTTCAGCGTCAAGGAGCTCTTCCTCGTCGCCTTCTTCGTCGTCATCGGACTTCAGGCGGTCCCGACCTGGGCCGACCTGTTTATGGCACTGCTGTTGTGTGTGATCCTCCTGCCCTTCAACTTCGCGAGCTTCTACCTGATGGGTCGACTTTTCGGTCTGCGCAATCGGACCAGCATCCGCACGAGTCTGGCGCTGAGCAACTTCTCCGAGTTTGCGCTCATCGTCGTGGCGGTCGGGGCAGGCAATGGAGTGTTCGAGGAGAGCTGGCTGACGGTAACTGCTTTGGCCGTTGCGATCGGGATGATCATCTCGTCCTTGGCCAATGCCTACAGCCTGCAGATCGTTGCTCGACTCGATGAGATCCTGCCCGATGAGAATGAAGCCAAGCTGCGGCCCCCGGATCGGGCGATCGACACCGGTTCCGCCGAGGTTGTGGTGCTGGGCATGGGACGCATCGGTCGCGGAGCCTACGAGCGACTGGTCGACACCGGTGGTCTGTCTGTCATCGGCGTGGACAATGACCACATGGTGGTGGAGGAGCTCAAACGCGAGGAGTTCAACGTGCTCGAAGGTGATGCCACCGATCACGAGTTCTGGCATCGGCTTGTTGTCGGCGGTACGGCTCGAACAGTCATCCTGGCCATGGCCATCCACGACTCGAACACGTTTGCCTTCGAACAGCTGCGCATCGCCGGCTTCGATGGTGTCACCGCCGCAGTCGTGCAGCGTCAGGACCAAGCCGACCGGTTCATCAGAGCGGGAGTGCACACCGTCGTCAACATCTACAGCGGTTCGGGAGCGGAAGTCGCCGATGCGGCAATGCAGCTGCCGACCAACCGGCGGCCCGACGGTGATGCAGATCATGCCGAAGGCTGA
- the alaS gene encoding alanine--tRNA ligase: MKTAEIKQRWLDYFEANGHAVVPSASVISSDPSILFNIAGMVQFIPYLTGREPAPFNRATSVQKCVRTGDIEEVGKTTRHGTFFQMNGNFSFGDYFKREAIRFAWGLLTNSVDDGGLGFDKNLLWATVHEDDLETIDLWLEETSIPRERIQPRDNEDNFWHTGQPGPGGYCSEIYFDRGPEYGVEGGPVADEDRYIEIWNLVFMEFELSDVRSKVDFDIAGELPAKNIDTGMGLERVAFLLQGVENMYEIDEVFPVIEAASRLSGHRYGADHEADVQMRVVADHVRSSLIIIGDGVRPGNEGRGYILRRLLRRAVRAMRLLGVTSEVLPELLPVSMESMKLSYPELETDFDRISRIAYAEEKAFLRTLESGTQLFQNAAASLPASNKTLSGDVAFALHDTHGFPIDLTLEMASEQGVHVDEEGFRALMSEQRTRAKADAKAKKGGGHTDLSAYSALLEDGASEFVGYDRLEVDSRVRGIVVDGLAQEVLTPGQTADLILDLTPFYAEAGGQRADIGLIKGHGFTARVLDVQNPIKGLPAHRVEVIDGEIHVGAEVLAVVDHDHRFQGSQAHTATHLVHAALREILGTHAVQAGSMNQPGYMRFDYSFPEAPSQQMRAEIEDVANLAVRSNYEVGTEFLPFEDARKSGAMALFGEKYPNIVRVVDIGGPFSRELCGGTHVGSSSEVGPISVLSEASVGSGVRRIEAAVGMDAFRSLAAERSIVSSLSDMLKVPGTDVKERVGDLMSKLKDAEKEIARLNSQQLLASAGKFLDNAETVGSTLFVVAALGEVANAGDIRTVVTDLRGRVNERSAVVLGIGTSNSKPVVVIATTAAAREAGHQAGKLVSLACGELGGGGGGKPDLAQGGGSDVSAIPSAIAAVKAALQ, from the coding sequence ATGAAGACGGCAGAGATCAAACAGCGCTGGTTGGACTACTTCGAAGCGAACGGGCACGCGGTCGTCCCCTCAGCGTCGGTGATCAGCTCCGATCCATCGATCCTGTTCAACATCGCAGGAATGGTGCAGTTCATCCCTTACCTCACCGGTCGGGAACCCGCTCCGTTCAATCGTGCCACGAGCGTGCAGAAATGCGTGCGCACCGGCGACATCGAAGAGGTCGGAAAGACCACCCGTCACGGCACCTTCTTCCAGATGAACGGCAACTTCTCCTTCGGTGACTACTTCAAGCGCGAGGCCATCCGCTTCGCCTGGGGCCTGCTGACGAACTCCGTCGACGACGGAGGACTCGGCTTCGACAAGAATCTCCTGTGGGCGACGGTTCACGAGGACGACCTCGAGACCATCGACCTGTGGCTTGAGGAGACCTCGATTCCCCGTGAGCGCATCCAGCCGCGCGACAACGAAGACAACTTCTGGCACACCGGGCAGCCCGGACCCGGCGGCTACTGCTCCGAGATCTACTTCGACCGCGGCCCCGAATACGGTGTCGAAGGCGGTCCTGTAGCCGACGAAGATCGCTACATCGAGATCTGGAATCTCGTCTTCATGGAGTTTGAACTCAGCGATGTCCGGTCCAAGGTCGACTTCGACATCGCCGGCGAACTCCCTGCCAAGAACATCGACACCGGCATGGGCCTGGAACGTGTGGCCTTCCTGCTCCAGGGCGTCGAGAACATGTATGAGATCGACGAGGTCTTCCCCGTCATCGAAGCCGCCAGTCGGCTCTCCGGCCACCGCTACGGTGCCGATCACGAGGCCGATGTGCAGATGCGCGTCGTGGCTGACCACGTGCGTTCCTCCCTCATCATCATCGGCGACGGTGTCCGCCCCGGCAACGAGGGCCGCGGCTACATCCTGCGCCGTCTTCTGCGCCGGGCCGTGCGTGCGATGCGTCTCCTCGGCGTGACCAGCGAGGTCCTGCCGGAACTGCTCCCGGTGTCGATGGAGTCGATGAAACTCTCCTACCCGGAGCTCGAGACCGACTTCGATCGCATCTCCCGCATCGCCTATGCCGAGGAGAAGGCCTTCCTGCGCACCCTGGAGTCCGGCACTCAGCTGTTCCAGAATGCGGCGGCCTCGCTGCCCGCGTCGAACAAGACCCTCAGCGGCGATGTTGCATTCGCTTTGCATGACACCCATGGCTTCCCCATCGACCTGACCTTGGAAATGGCCTCAGAACAGGGCGTGCATGTCGACGAAGAGGGCTTCCGTGCGCTCATGAGCGAGCAGCGGACCCGCGCGAAGGCCGATGCGAAGGCGAAGAAGGGCGGTGGACATACCGACCTCTCCGCCTATTCGGCACTGCTCGAAGACGGTGCCTCCGAATTCGTCGGCTACGACAGGCTCGAGGTCGACTCCCGGGTGCGCGGAATCGTTGTCGACGGACTCGCCCAGGAAGTCCTGACACCCGGGCAGACGGCCGACCTCATCCTCGATCTGACACCGTTCTACGCCGAGGCAGGCGGGCAGCGTGCCGACATCGGCCTCATCAAGGGCCATGGCTTCACCGCTCGTGTCCTCGACGTGCAGAATCCCATCAAGGGTCTGCCCGCGCACCGGGTCGAAGTCATCGACGGTGAGATCCACGTCGGAGCCGAGGTCCTGGCCGTCGTCGACCACGACCACCGGTTCCAGGGTTCGCAGGCACACACCGCCACACACCTCGTCCACGCGGCACTGCGGGAGATCCTGGGCACCCACGCCGTGCAGGCCGGATCGATGAACCAGCCCGGCTACATGCGCTTCGACTACTCGTTTCCCGAGGCGCCGAGTCAGCAGATGCGGGCCGAGATCGAAGATGTCGCCAACCTCGCGGTTCGCTCGAACTATGAGGTCGGCACCGAATTCCTGCCCTTCGAGGATGCCCGGAAGTCCGGTGCGATGGCGCTCTTCGGCGAGAAGTACCCCAACATCGTGCGAGTCGTCGATATCGGCGGACCGTTCTCCCGTGAACTCTGCGGAGGCACCCACGTCGGTTCCTCCTCGGAAGTCGGGCCCATCTCCGTGCTCTCCGAAGCGTCCGTGGGCTCCGGCGTGCGCCGTATCGAGGCCGCAGTCGGCATGGATGCCTTCCGCTCCCTGGCTGCAGAACGCAGCATCGTGTCCTCTCTCTCCGACATGCTCAAGGTGCCGGGAACCGATGTGAAGGAACGCGTCGGGGACCTGATGAGCAAACTCAAGGACGCGGAGAAGGAGATCGCCCGACTGAATTCCCAGCAGCTGTTGGCCTCAGCCGGAAAGTTCCTCGACAATGCCGAAACCGTAGGGTCGACGCTGTTCGTCGTCGCCGCCCTCGGCGAGGTTGCCAATGCAGGCGACATCCGCACCGTCGTCACCGACCTGCGCGGCCGAGTCAACGAACGTTCGGCAGTGGTTCTGGGAATCGGCACAAGCAACTCGAAGCCTGTCGTCGTGATTGCCACGACCGCTGCCGCACGTGAAGCGGGTCACCAGGCTGGGAAGCTCGTCTCCCTGGCCTGCGGTGAACTCGGCGGCGGCGGAGGCGGCAAGCCTGACCTCGCCCAGGGCGGCGGCAGCGATGTCAGTGCGATTCCCTCTGCTATCGCAGCAGTCAAGGCAGCTCTCCAGTGA
- a CDS encoding MBL fold metallo-hydrolase: protein MDVFVTSAEFLEVNCYAVRAEGHDEAIFIDSGFDCAPGLAEIVAEENLVPSAVFLTHGHPDHILGLTNVLSRWNVPVYLGDADRYRLDKPAETLSPQFAQMLQPLVEGWSAPEVNALVDAQTVEVAGLTITAVAAPGHTEGSTLLRVQADDEEIIFTGDVVFAGAIGRVDLPGGDASAMAESLRAFATLPDVPIYPGHGPGSRVGHELATNPFF from the coding sequence ATGGATGTATTTGTGACCAGCGCCGAATTTCTCGAAGTCAACTGTTATGCCGTGCGTGCCGAAGGCCATGACGAAGCCATATTCATCGACTCCGGATTCGATTGCGCACCGGGACTTGCCGAAATCGTCGCCGAGGAGAATCTGGTGCCCAGCGCCGTCTTCCTCACCCACGGTCACCCCGACCACATCCTCGGGCTGACCAACGTCCTCAGCCGTTGGAATGTGCCCGTCTACCTGGGAGACGCCGACCGCTACCGCCTGGACAAACCGGCCGAAACCCTCAGCCCGCAGTTCGCACAGATGCTGCAGCCACTCGTCGAAGGATGGTCGGCCCCCGAGGTCAATGCCCTTGTCGACGCCCAGACGGTGGAGGTCGCCGGTCTGACCATCACCGCTGTGGCTGCTCCCGGGCACACGGAGGGATCGACTCTCCTGCGCGTGCAAGCCGACGATGAGGAGATCATCTTCACCGGTGATGTGGTCTTCGCCGGAGCGATCGGACGGGTCGATCTGCCAGGAGGAGATGCCTCGGCGATGGCAGAATCACTGCGGGCGTTTGCGACGCTTCCTGACGTTCCCATCTATCCTGGACACGGTCCCGGCTCCCGAGTCGGTCACGAGCTGGCGACGAACCCGTTCTTCTAG
- the hisS gene encoding histidine--tRNA ligase: protein MAKSARLSGFPERLPAERVIEKSIIDILNHTFALHGYSALNHRAVEPISQLAKDGEIDKEIFAVSRLHSEGSERNPLGLHFDLTVPLARFIADNANELSFPFKAARIQPVWRGERPQQGRYREFIQADIDVIAEAELPGHFEVEIPLAVADAFSRLAPLGVPGVKIVVNDRRLLEGFARGIGLTNIQAVLRCLDKYDKIGPAEVGRLLATEAEADEEQQRLCLALAAIESDSPDFADDVRALGVDHPLLDEGLDSLTTMLRAAHDRAPGVVVAQLKIARGLDYYTGAVYETQLIGHEELGSVASGGRYDSLVAVGKKSYPGVGMSIGVSRLMAFILDANSGIKATRGTPSVVVVAVTDEDKRSEADAVATALRARDIACEVSPSAAKFGKQIRYAERREIPFVWFTDGESGHEIKDIRSGEQVAADPATWEPVEADRKPRVYRD, encoded by the coding sequence ATGGCGAAGTCAGCCCGACTGTCCGGATTCCCGGAACGACTTCCAGCAGAACGCGTGATCGAGAAGTCGATCATCGACATCCTCAACCACACCTTCGCGCTGCATGGATACTCGGCACTCAACCACCGGGCAGTCGAGCCGATCAGCCAGTTGGCCAAAGACGGCGAGATCGACAAAGAGATCTTCGCCGTCAGCAGGCTGCATTCCGAAGGCAGCGAACGCAATCCGTTGGGACTGCACTTCGACCTCACTGTCCCACTGGCACGATTCATCGCCGATAACGCGAACGAACTATCGTTCCCCTTCAAGGCGGCCCGAATCCAGCCGGTGTGGCGCGGCGAACGCCCCCAGCAGGGCCGCTACCGCGAGTTCATCCAGGCCGATATCGACGTCATCGCCGAGGCGGAGCTGCCCGGACACTTCGAAGTGGAGATTCCACTTGCCGTCGCCGATGCCTTCAGCAGACTGGCGCCCTTGGGCGTGCCCGGGGTCAAGATCGTGGTCAACGATCGCAGGCTCCTCGAAGGATTCGCCCGCGGCATCGGACTCACCAACATTCAGGCTGTGCTGCGCTGCCTCGACAAATACGACAAGATCGGCCCCGCCGAGGTGGGCAGACTGTTGGCCACCGAAGCCGAGGCCGACGAGGAACAGCAGCGACTGTGCCTGGCACTGGCCGCGATCGAATCGGATTCGCCGGACTTCGCCGACGACGTGCGAGCGCTCGGGGTCGACCACCCGCTGCTCGACGAGGGCCTCGACTCTCTGACCACAATGCTGCGGGCCGCCCACGACCGAGCACCCGGCGTGGTTGTGGCACAGCTGAAGATCGCACGCGGACTCGACTACTACACGGGAGCCGTCTACGAGACGCAGCTGATCGGGCACGAAGAGCTCGGCTCGGTCGCCTCCGGCGGTCGCTATGACTCACTCGTGGCGGTAGGGAAGAAGAGCTACCCAGGTGTGGGAATGTCGATCGGCGTTTCACGCCTCATGGCCTTCATCCTCGATGCGAACAGCGGGATCAAAGCCACACGAGGAACACCCTCGGTCGTCGTCGTCGCCGTGACCGATGAGGACAAGCGCAGCGAAGCCGATGCGGTTGCCACCGCGTTGCGTGCCCGCGACATCGCCTGCGAGGTCTCACCGAGTGCGGCGAAGTTCGGCAAGCAGATCCGCTACGCCGAGCGTCGGGAGATCCCATTCGTATGGTTCACCGATGGTGAGTCTGGTCACGAAATCAAGGACATCCGCTCCGGCGAGCAGGTCGCGGCCGACCCGGCGACCTGGGAGCCTGTCGAGGCAGATCGCAAGCCACGGGTGTACCGCGACTGA
- the aspS gene encoding aspartate--tRNA ligase, with product MLRSHETGSLRASHAGQTVTLSGWVDRRRDHGGVAFIDLRDASGIVQVVVREDDAHALRNESVVKVTGTVSLRPEGNTNANLPTGDIEVIDTKVEILSQAEALPFQVSDHAEDAGTVGEETRLRYRYLDLRRSGPAATMRLRSAANRAARTVLDEQDFLEIETPTLTRSTPEGARDFLVPARLQPGSWYALPQSPQLFKQLLQVAGMERYYQLARCYRDEDFRADRQPEFTQLDIEASFVEQEDIIALAEKILVALWKLIGHEITTPIPHITYAEAMEKYGSDKPDLRFELELHNLTDFFKDTPFRVFQSDYVGSVVYPGGGSLPRRQLDGWQDWAKQRGAKGLAYVLVAEDGTLTGPVAKNISEEEKAGLVAAAGANPGDAIFFAAGDPASSRSLLGAARNEIAERTGLIKEGDWAFVWVVDAPLFESAAAAQAAGDVAVGEGSWTAVHHAFTAPKPEFLDTLESDPGAALAYAYDIVCNGNEIGGGSIRIHRKDVQERVFTIMGISEEDAQEKFGFLLEAFKFGAPPHGGIAFGWDRIVSLLAGVDSIREVIAFPKTGAGYDPLTQAPAPITDAQRAEAGVDFEPEDDDAEA from the coding sequence GTGCTGCGAAGCCATGAAACCGGAAGCCTGCGAGCCTCACACGCAGGACAGACCGTCACCCTCTCCGGGTGGGTCGACCGTCGTCGCGATCACGGAGGTGTCGCCTTCATCGATCTGCGTGACGCATCGGGGATCGTCCAGGTCGTCGTCCGTGAGGACGATGCCCACGCACTGCGCAACGAATCCGTCGTCAAGGTCACCGGTACCGTGTCCCTGCGCCCCGAGGGCAACACCAACGCCAACCTGCCCACCGGCGATATCGAGGTCATCGACACTAAGGTCGAGATCCTCAGCCAGGCCGAGGCTCTGCCCTTCCAGGTCTCCGATCACGCCGAAGATGCCGGCACCGTCGGCGAAGAGACCCGCCTGCGCTACCGCTACCTCGACCTGCGTCGGTCCGGTCCCGCCGCGACCATGCGTCTGCGTTCGGCAGCGAACCGGGCCGCTCGCACCGTCCTCGACGAGCAGGACTTCCTCGAAATCGAGACCCCGACCCTGACCCGGTCCACTCCCGAGGGCGCCCGTGACTTCCTCGTTCCGGCTCGTCTGCAGCCAGGCTCCTGGTACGCGCTTCCGCAGTCACCGCAGCTGTTCAAGCAGCTGCTGCAGGTGGCCGGCATGGAACGCTACTACCAGCTGGCACGCTGCTACCGTGACGAGGACTTCCGCGCTGACCGTCAGCCCGAGTTCACCCAGCTCGACATCGAAGCCTCCTTCGTCGAGCAGGAGGACATCATCGCCCTCGCCGAGAAGATCCTCGTGGCTCTGTGGAAGCTCATCGGTCACGAAATCACCACACCGATCCCGCACATCACCTACGCCGAGGCGATGGAGAAGTACGGCAGCGACAAGCCAGATCTGCGCTTCGAGCTCGAACTGCACAACCTCACGGATTTCTTCAAGGACACCCCGTTCCGGGTCTTCCAGTCCGACTACGTCGGCTCCGTCGTCTACCCCGGCGGCGGCTCCCTGCCTCGTCGTCAGCTCGACGGCTGGCAGGACTGGGCCAAGCAGCGCGGTGCCAAGGGCCTGGCCTACGTACTCGTGGCCGAGGACGGCACCCTGACCGGTCCCGTGGCCAAGAACATCTCCGAGGAAGAGAAGGCCGGCCTCGTCGCAGCCGCAGGAGCCAACCCGGGAGACGCGATCTTCTTCGCAGCCGGTGACCCAGCGAGCTCGCGTTCACTCCTCGGTGCGGCCCGCAACGAGATCGCCGAGCGCACCGGACTGATCAAGGAAGGCGACTGGGCCTTCGTGTGGGTCGTCGACGCGCCTCTCTTCGAATCCGCAGCCGCAGCACAGGCGGCAGGCGACGTCGCCGTCGGTGAAGGATCATGGACCGCCGTCCACCACGCCTTCACCGCTCCGAAGCCCGAATTCCTCGACACTCTCGAATCCGATCCCGGCGCTGCCCTGGCCTACGCCTACGACATCGTCTGCAACGGCAACGAGATCGGCGGCGGTTCGATCCGCATCCACCGCAAGGATGTTCAGGAACGCGTGTTCACAATCATGGGCATCTCGGAAGAGGACGCGCAGGAGAAGTTCGGCTTCCTCCTCGAAGCATTCAAGTTCGGCGCACCACCACACGGAGGCATCGCCTTCGGCTGGGACCGCATCGTGTCCCTGCTCGCCGGAGTCGATTCGATCCGCGAAGTCATCGCCTTCCCGAAGACCGGTGCCGGATATGATCCGCTCACCCAGGCACCGGCACCGATCACCGACGCCCAGCGCGCCGAGGCCGGCGTGGACTTCGAACCGGAAGACGACGACGCCGAGGCCTGA